Proteins encoded within one genomic window of Pirellulales bacterium:
- a CDS encoding TIGR01777 family oxidoreductase: protein MKFVIPGGTGQVGTVLARHFHAAGDEVVVLSRHPQEAPWRTVFWDGEKLGGWAGEFEGADAVINLAGRSVNCRYDARNRREIMNSRVRSVRVVGEAIGDCRQPPRAWLQMSTATIYAHRYDAANDERTGILGGCEPDAPDTWRFSIDVARAWEEACDAAPTPDTRKLKLRLAMLMNFDRGGTFDLLLRLVRYGLGGRAGSGRQYMSWIHKHDFVRAVQWLIAHDEIAGAVNVAAPCPLPNGEFMQALRSAWGTRLGLPAAEWMVEVGTWLMRTESELILKSRRVVPGRLLEAGFEFAYPTWPTAARELCDRWRACQQGIRPPISSRRTEKRPGISASIVAPTE, encoded by the coding sequence ATGAAATTTGTGATACCGGGCGGCACTGGTCAGGTGGGTACCGTATTGGCCCGTCATTTCCATGCGGCGGGGGACGAAGTCGTGGTGCTCAGCCGCCACCCCCAGGAAGCCCCCTGGCGAACCGTTTTCTGGGATGGTGAAAAGCTCGGCGGATGGGCCGGCGAATTCGAGGGGGCGGACGCCGTCATCAACCTGGCCGGACGCAGTGTCAATTGCCGCTACGACGCAAGGAATCGTCGTGAAATCATGAATTCGCGGGTCCGCTCCGTAAGGGTCGTCGGGGAGGCCATCGGCGACTGCCGGCAGCCCCCACGGGCATGGCTGCAGATGAGCACGGCCACGATCTACGCCCATCGCTACGATGCGGCAAACGATGAGCGAACCGGCATCCTGGGCGGCTGCGAACCTGATGCGCCCGACACTTGGCGATTCAGCATTGATGTCGCGAGGGCCTGGGAGGAAGCATGCGACGCCGCGCCGACGCCTGACACTCGTAAGTTGAAACTGCGATTGGCCATGCTGATGAATTTCGACCGCGGCGGAACGTTCGATCTGTTGTTGCGTCTCGTACGCTACGGCCTCGGCGGTCGCGCAGGCAGTGGCAGGCAATACATGTCATGGATTCACAAGCATGACTTCGTGCGCGCGGTGCAATGGTTGATCGCACACGATGAAATCGCCGGAGCGGTCAACGTCGCTGCCCCCTGCCCACTGCCCAATGGCGAATTCATGCAGGCGTTGCGGTCGGCCTGGGGCACACGCTTGGGACTGCCAGCCGCGGAATGGATGGTCGAGGTTGGAACATGGCTGATGCGCACGGAGTCGGAATTGATTCTAAAGAGCCGACGTGTCGTGCCTGGCCGACTACTCGAAGCAGGTTTTGAATTCGCCTATCCCACATGGCCCACGGCGGCGCGTGAACTGTGCGATCGCTGGCGAGCATGTCAGCAAGGCATCCGACCGCCGATTTCATCACGACGTACCGAGAAACGGCCAGGCATTAGCGCTTCAATAGTGGCACCCACGGAATGA
- a CDS encoding tyrosine-type recombinase/integrase — translation MQIGQRQINLGPDKAEAFAEYHVLMTQRKTIRATDPAVVLIDRFLEWVQTSRAAGAYEWYRMHLASFAAFIGKRLKADEVRPHHVTEWVQKEHSKSAANTVHGAMRAVQRVFNWGCKQGYITVHPLIGLEKPTPTRREMVLDDAEFSAVLAKATDQAERDLLTTLWETGCRVQEIRLVEAKHFDRAERRWVFPPSKSKGKQVSRVVYLSDTAFEISKRLAAQHPEGMLFRNRRGRPWTRNAIKCRFRKHGVKDLCGTVFRHSWITRALMSGVDPITVSVLAGHANLHMVANRYSHLAKRPTFLRDQLAKMQPTGLNA, via the coding sequence GTGCAGATCGGCCAGCGGCAAATCAATCTTGGCCCTGACAAGGCCGAGGCCTTCGCCGAATATCACGTCCTGATGACGCAGCGGAAAACGATCCGGGCCACCGATCCGGCGGTTGTCCTGATCGACCGCTTTCTTGAGTGGGTGCAGACCTCGCGGGCAGCGGGCGCTTACGAATGGTATCGGATGCACCTGGCGTCATTTGCCGCTTTCATCGGCAAGCGATTGAAAGCCGACGAGGTACGCCCGCATCACGTCACCGAGTGGGTACAGAAGGAACACAGCAAGTCCGCTGCCAATACCGTGCATGGTGCCATGCGGGCCGTGCAGCGGGTCTTTAATTGGGGTTGCAAGCAAGGCTATATCACCGTTCATCCGCTGATCGGTTTGGAAAAGCCAACCCCGACGCGGCGGGAAATGGTATTGGACGATGCCGAGTTTTCCGCCGTACTGGCAAAGGCGACCGATCAGGCTGAGCGGGACTTGCTGACGACGCTATGGGAAACGGGTTGCCGTGTTCAAGAAATCCGCCTTGTCGAGGCCAAGCACTTCGACCGGGCCGAACGACGCTGGGTTTTTCCACCCAGCAAATCGAAAGGCAAACAGGTATCGCGGGTGGTTTATTTAAGCGATACGGCATTTGAAATCAGCAAACGTCTGGCCGCACAGCATCCCGAAGGCATGCTGTTTCGTAATCGGCGAGGCAGACCGTGGACGAGGAATGCCATCAAATGTCGTTTTCGCAAACACGGCGTCAAAGACCTCTGCGGAACGGTGTTTCGGCATTCCTGGATCACGCGGGCGTTAATGTCCGGCGTCGATCCAATCACCGTTTCAGTGCTTGCCGGGCATGCCAACCTGCACATGGTCGCCAACCGCTACAGCCATCTCGCCAAGCGGCCGACGTTTCTGCGAGACCAGCTCGCGAAGATGCAGCCTACAGGTTTAAATGCTTGA
- a CDS encoding helix-turn-helix domain-containing protein, whose translation MMTVKQVAERLNVSMGTVYAAIERGELKCYRFGRRSGTIRVSEEYLGEYLASSRVERQSVDTLPYRFKHLNL comes from the coding sequence ATGATGACAGTCAAGCAGGTAGCGGAGCGCTTGAATGTAAGCATGGGAACGGTCTATGCCGCCATTGAACGCGGCGAACTAAAATGCTATCGCTTCGGCCGCCGCAGCGGCACGATTCGCGTTTCCGAGGAATATCTCGGCGAATACCTGGCAAGCAGTCGCGTCGAGCGACAGTCAGTGGACACCTTGCCGTATCGGTTCAAGCATTTAAACCTGTAG
- a CDS encoding WGR domain-containing protein, whose product MLNLMTVIFEAHHAERNHHRRYQIAVGRDLFDAWTISIEYGRAGRNARERQYVSGDAIQLRRIIRERLQRRLSAPRRIGCNYCISELNAAPGFDTEAWLPTDIIAKFSAA is encoded by the coding sequence ATGCTCAACCTGATGACGGTAATTTTTGAGGCACACCATGCCGAACGAAATCATCATCGCCGGTATCAGATTGCGGTTGGCCGCGATTTATTCGACGCATGGACAATTAGCATCGAGTACGGACGGGCCGGACGGAATGCACGGGAGCGACAATACGTGTCAGGCGATGCCATCCAACTTCGCCGCATCATCCGTGAGCGATTGCAGCGGCGTTTGTCGGCGCCGCGGCGGATCGGGTGCAACTATTGCATTAGCGAATTGAACGCAGCACCGGGCTTCGATACCGAAGCCTGGTTGCCTACTGACATCATTGCGAAATTTTCCGCTGCCTGA
- a CDS encoding recombinase family protein — protein MWTFAVCGCSFWTVISPDTRSIAHRPVNDRFIDNAWSWMTELLGYARVSTAGQDLEGQRQRLTAAGAARVFEDVISGRKFERPGLSSLLEYARPGDVLCIVRLDRLGRSLRELLAIVDTLKQRSIGLKSLEEKIDTSSAAGELVFHVFGAVAHFERGLVSERTRDGLEVARKRGKRIGRPMLDESKIDAALRLVDAGLTPTQASQQVGLGRSTVYRELQTRGLVQKEEACST, from the coding sequence TTGTGGACATTCGCAGTTTGTGGATGTAGTTTCTGGACGGTCATATCGCCGGACACGAGGTCAATCGCTCACCGTCCAGTAAACGACCGTTTTATAGACAACGCATGGTCATGGATGACGGAGCTTCTTGGATATGCCCGCGTATCAACCGCCGGGCAGGATTTGGAAGGCCAGCGGCAACGGCTCACGGCTGCCGGTGCTGCCCGCGTCTTTGAAGACGTAATCAGCGGCCGTAAATTCGAACGGCCAGGCTTGTCGTCGCTGCTCGAATACGCCAGGCCTGGCGATGTGCTGTGCATCGTCCGCCTGGATCGTCTCGGCCGCAGCTTGCGGGAACTGCTTGCAATCGTCGATACACTCAAGCAACGCAGCATTGGCCTGAAATCGCTGGAAGAAAAAATCGACACGTCATCGGCCGCCGGCGAGCTCGTCTTTCATGTGTTCGGTGCCGTGGCTCATTTCGAGCGTGGTTTGGTGAGCGAGCGGACACGCGATGGACTGGAAGTCGCGAGGAAACGTGGCAAGCGGATCGGCCGACCGATGCTCGACGAATCCAAGATCGATGCCGCCCTAAGACTTGTTGACGCGGGCCTAACCCCTACCCAGGCCTCGCAACAAGTCGGGCTGGGACGTTCCACCGTTTACCGCGAGTTGCAAACACGTGGCCTGGTGCAGAAGGAGGAAGCATGCTCAACCTGA
- a CDS encoding SRPBCC family protein, with protein sequence MKSNTDRIEKSIEIKAPVARVWKALTDYKEFSAWFGVNLESPFVIGQATRGNITYPGYEHLVMEVVVQRIEPERLFSYQWHPYAVDPQVDYSQEPPTLVEFHLEKTASGTRLTVIESGFDAVPAARRDEAFRMNSQGWAAQVERIAAYVTDTP encoded by the coding sequence ATGAAATCGAATACCGATCGCATCGAAAAGAGCATCGAGATCAAGGCGCCTGTCGCCCGGGTTTGGAAGGCATTGACGGATTACAAGGAGTTCAGCGCCTGGTTCGGCGTGAATTTGGAATCTCCTTTCGTGATTGGTCAGGCAACGCGCGGGAACATTACTTATCCCGGCTACGAGCACCTGGTGATGGAAGTTGTGGTACAGAGGATCGAACCGGAACGACTGTTCTCGTATCAATGGCATCCATACGCTGTCGATCCGCAGGTCGACTATTCGCAGGAGCCGCCGACACTCGTGGAGTTTCATCTGGAAAAAACCGCTAGCGGCACGCGACTGACGGTTATTGAATCGGGCTTTGACGCCGTGCCCGCCGCCCGCCGCGATGAAGCCTTCCGCATGAACAGCCAAGGTTGGGCCGCCCAAGTCGAGCGAATTGCTGCCTATGTCACAGACACGCCATAG
- a CDS encoding metalloregulator ArsR/SmtB family transcription factor yields MSQTRHRPGTRQLRKSAPLFAALGDETRLVLLNRLGSGARCSITSLTAGSPLSRQAITKHLRILEAAGLVRGVRQGRESLFEIEHDTLDEAIRFLERISAQWDQALARLKSFVEE; encoded by the coding sequence ATGTCACAGACACGCCATAGGCCCGGAACTCGGCAGCTGCGCAAAAGCGCGCCGCTCTTCGCAGCGCTTGGAGACGAGACGCGGCTGGTGTTGCTCAACCGGCTGGGCAGTGGCGCTCGGTGCTCGATTACTTCACTGACGGCCGGATCGCCGCTGAGCCGCCAGGCTATCACCAAGCACCTGCGCATTCTGGAAGCCGCAGGCCTGGTGCGCGGCGTTCGTCAGGGTCGGGAAAGCCTTTTCGAGATCGAACACGATACCCTCGACGAAGCAATTCGCTTCCTGGAGCGCATCTCGGCGCAGTGGGACCAGGCACTCGCCCGATTAAAATCGTTCGTCGAAGAATAA
- a CDS encoding GyrI-like domain-containing protein has translation MIDTPWIIKTAAQQTAFVHITVPREEIQNVMGPGLAEVRAAVAAQGITTSGPWFTHHRRMDPKVFDFEICIPVAATIVPVGRVQPGNLPATTVARTIYRGPYEGLGMAWSEFEAWIKAQRHTAAENLWECYIAGPDVSSTPANWQTELNRPLLS, from the coding sequence ATGATCGACACTCCATGGATTATTAAGACGGCCGCGCAGCAAACGGCATTCGTGCATATTACTGTGCCGCGCGAAGAAATTCAGAACGTCATGGGGCCAGGCTTGGCCGAGGTCCGTGCGGCGGTGGCCGCGCAAGGGATTACCACAAGCGGGCCATGGTTCACGCACCATCGACGCATGGACCCGAAGGTGTTCGATTTCGAGATTTGCATTCCCGTCGCCGCTACAATCGTGCCCGTTGGTCGCGTGCAGCCTGGAAATTTACCCGCAACCACTGTCGCACGGACCATCTATCGCGGCCCCTACGAGGGCCTCGGCATGGCCTGGAGCGAATTCGAGGCGTGGATCAAGGCGCAGAGGCATACTGCTGCTGAGAATCTGTGGGAGTGTTACATCGCGGGCCCTGATGTCAGTTCCACTCCGGCCAATTGGCAAACCGAATTGAACAGGCCCCTTCTGTCGTAA